TCTTCCTTATGGTTATTCTTACTTGTTTAGCTTCATCAGGAGTTCTTCTAGGGCAGGCTTCAGATGCACCTCAACCCGTTCTAGTTTCATACAACTATGAAAGAACAGTAAATGCAATAGATCATTCTCCTGATGATAGATATATTGCAGTAGGTCTTGCAGGAGGCTATGTCAGGGTTTGGGATATTGTTGAGGGAGAAGATATTTTTGATCCTGTCGGATTATATGAAAAAGATAGGATGATGCAGCTTCTTTCAAAAGAACCGTATGATATTACAGATATTGAATTCTCTCCAAACGGAAAGTATCTACTTGTGAGTTCGTCAGAATATGACTATCTAAATAACGAATTTATCGGTTCACGTTTGGTAGTATATGATGTTGACAACTGGGAAGTTGTACGAGCCCATGATATGGACAGTACAAAGGTGTGGGATGTCGCTTTTTCTCCTGACAGTAATACTTATGCAAGTCCTTTTAAAATGGATAATGGGAATGGAAATGATCATTCTACTATAGCGTTGTGGGATACAAAAACAGGTGAAGTTTCTCAAAACTTCATAAGTAATAATTATGAACCATATTCAATTGCATTTACTCCCGATGGGAATTTCCTTGTTGTTAGTTTCATAAATAACATTGACTCAGATAGGATAGTTTTTTTTGATTTAAACAACGGGGAAATAGAAAAAACAATCAAGCATCAATCAGTTTCAGACTTGCAGTTTTCTGATGATGGGTCCTTTTTTGTTGGAGGAAGCGATCGCTATGATGAAGCAATTGCTTGGAATACTTCATCTGGTGAAGAATTGTATCGTTTCAAGGGCTTTTCTTCTCCCCCAGATGGTATTTCCTTATCCACAAAAGGAGATTTCTTGGTCGGTGTTGACAACCGAAAAGTGATGGTTTGGAATGTAACTTCGAAACAACTATTAATGGATTCGTTTATCGATTCTGACATCCGCAATTCAAAATGCGTTGATTTCTCTTCAGATGATTCTTACATTGCAGTTGGAGCAAGGGTGGCTGATGATTCGGACTACAAAATAAACAACTCTCTTTATTCAAGAGCCATCCAAAGTGGTGCTGATTCTCGGCAACTAAAAAGCCGATTTTCACATGGAGATGGCATGGTATTTGTTTACGATTTTCAAGAGATAAGTCAAAGAGGGCATTTCAACAAATTTTTAGGCATTGTAAGGGAGTCGCAGCTTAAATCGATTTATGAGTTTTTTGATTTTGGCAAATATGCTATTTTTGCTCTTGCTCTGGTTATCATTGTTGCTAGAAAACTGAAAAAGAAATGAGGCTTTGTGAAAGCTGTTTTGCCCACAAAGTAGCAATTAGGAATTATGTTTCGCTCTCTTAATCACCTGAAGTATATATACAATGCAGGTGTACTTTTCAAAGTATTAACTTTAGATGTAGGTAGATATTACAATGTCTGACTTTCGCAAATTTCTTTTTACTACTCTACTCACTTGTTTGGTTCTATCAGGAGTTTTGTTAGGAGAAGCTTCAGATAAACTGGAGCCAATCCAAATTTCATACAATTATGGGGGCAGTCTCAAAACCATTGACTATTCTTCTGACGGTAGACATATTGCAGCAGGATATGGGGCTGAATTTACTGAGGGCCATGTGATGCTCTGGGATACAATTGAAGGAAAGCCGCTATCCTTTACTCCAGAGTTACTTGAGCAAGACAGGTTAATGGAATTGCTTGGGACTGAACCATATGGGGTTAAGGAAGTAGTATTTTCTCCAGATGGTAAATACTTGCTATCTTGTTCTTCTCGTTTTAATTCTCTTGAAGATGAACTTCTAGGAACACATTTAACGCTATATGATGTGGAAAGTAGGAATGTTGTTCGAACCCATGATTTGCCAGAATCATATGCATGGGAGGTTGCTTTTTCTCCGGATGGGGAAACTTATGCTGCGTTATATGAGATGGATCAAGAATCGGAAACCTCCACAATCTATCTGTGGGATGTAGAAACCGGGAAAGTTGCCAACACTATTTCAAGTAATAATTTTGGAGCTATTTCCCTTGCTTTTAGTCCGGATGGAGAACAACTTGTTGTAAGTTTTCTGAATCACAAAAATCCCGATAGGATAGTCTTTTTTGATCTTGAAAGTGGAAATTCAGAAAAAATAATCGAAGAGCAATCTGTTGCTGATCTCGAATTTTCTGCAGATGGAAGTGTGCTTGCAGCCCGCAGTCGCCACTATGACGAAGCAATTGTCTGGGATTCCACTTCCGGTGAAGAGTTGCATCGGATAATCAATTTTGGACATCCGGAGGACATCGCTCTTTCAGGAGATGGGAAATATTTAGTTGGTGTTGGGATGAGGCTGATGGCATGGAACATCTCTTCGCAAAAAAAGCTGCTGGATATTTGGGATCGCGATCAACTTGAAGGTTACAATAGCATCGATTTTTCTGATGACAACAACTATGTGGCAGTTGGTGTAGATTTAGAGGAGGATTCAAAATATGGGATAGGTGGAGAAGCTTGGAGAGAAGCTTTTGGAACATCTGCATTTTACAGTGAAGTACCATTTTTAAAAGGTTCTATTTTCATCTATGATTTTCAGGATATAAAAGAAAATGAACACCATACAAGCTTGAAAGATCTGCCTGAGATGATTCCTCAAAATATTTTGTTTATTCTGCTTGGATTGTCGTTCGTAATTATTTTGTTAGTAGGAAAACGGTTTAAACATTAATCTAACAGTTTGAAAACCAACTCAAAATGTAGAAAAGGGGGTAATGATGCATGTATTACCCCAAATTAGTACAACTCGGTTTTCAGAAATACAGAGCATCCTTCGGGCACGCTTCCACGCACCGGTTGCACTTGATGCAATCCGGATTGTTCCCTATTTCCCTGACAGAAAGCTGCATTGGGCAGATCTTCTCACATTTCTTGCAATTTACGCAGGCATCATGTACCATTTTGAGCTGATGTTTCTTACCGCCGATGATTCGTTGCATGGTACCCATGGGACAAACTGTACACCATGTTCTTGAGCTGAAATAGCCTCCCATAAGTGTTGCAACAATCGTCGTTGTAAGGCACATTGATGCGAAGATTGTTCCGACCTTCTCAAAGGTATTCTGTGTTGTGAGGGCGATGGAAAGCCTGTTGACCATGAGGCTCATCATGAAGACGATTGCAGGAACCCTTATCCAGAGACTTGAGAGGATTTTTGGTATGTTCTGTTTTCTCGAAAATTTGCCGAGCACGAAATCGTAAAGACTTCCTCTGGGGCAGAGGTTTCCACAGAACCATCTTCCACGGAAAACACTTGTTGTAAGCAGTGTAACCATTACGACCAGCATCATGTATCCGAGTATGGGATACCAGAGCCCTCCGATGGCTGCAATCAGTACGATAATCCAGAGATAAGGAGTAATTTTAAGCATTTTTACCAGTTTTCCAGTTCGTTTTCTACTTTCTTGGCCCACTTATAGACAATTTCCATAATGATTTTCTTAATCTCGTTTTTGTCTTTCAGCATGTAGATGTAGGTATATCCTCCTTTGTCCAGATTATTCTGGGATTTTGTCAGCACTCCTTTCTCGTGCAGTTTTTTCACAGAGCGCTGGACAGTGGAAAGATCAAGACTGGTTTCTTTTGCGATTGAGTCAGTGGTATGCCATTCCTCAGGCTTTCTTATAAAGTGGTCCATTATTTTCATATCTGCACGGGTAAGTGCCAGAGCACATTTTATCACTTCATCAATCCGGAACTCTTTGCAGGCAAAATCAACCATATAATACCTCCATCTTGTTGCAGTACTGCAATTATCTGACAGTCTATATATACATTCTCGAGTACTGTTCATTTTTGTACAAAAGTGGCAGTACTTGCTGTTTCGAGATATATTTATCAATAATGGCTCGTATGAAACTAGCAGGCGATGAACATGAGCAAAAGCGAATACATGCTAGGAAACGTTGCCATAGCCCGTGGAATTGTGGAAGGCGCTGTGGACGTTGTATCCGGGTATCCGGGAACTCCTTCTTCTGAAATTATTGGGACCCTCTCATCAATGAAGGAAAGGGATTTTTACGTAGAATGGTCCGTCAATGAAAAAGTAGCCCTTGAAATTGGTGCCGGTGCTTCCATGTCAGGAGCACGGTCTGTTGTTACCATGAAACACGTAGGGTTAAACGTTGCTGCTGACCCACTCATGACCCTTGCATACATGGGTGTCAAGGGCGGAATGGTTATCATAGTGGCTGATGACCCATCATGCCACTCTTCACAAAATGAACAGGATACAAGACGCTATTCAGTTTTCTCCATGATGCCATGCCTTGATCCTGCAACCCCGCAGCAGGCAAAGGACATGATCCCCTATGCATTCGAATTATCTGAAAAATTCGAAATCCCCGTAATCTTCCGTTCAACCACCCGTATTTCCCACGGGAAATCAGATATTGAACTTGGTGAAATTCAGGAAAAGAACAGGGAGATATACTTTGAGAAAAATCCTGACCGCTGGGTCATGGTTCCGAAAAACGCTCGTGTACGTCATCCTCATCTGCTGGCAATCCAGTCTGAAATCCAGAAAGAACTGGAAGACTCTCAATGGAATGAATTATGCCTTAAAGAAGGAGCAAAAATCGGAGTAATTGCTTCAGGTGTTTCTAGTGCCTATGCAGAAGAAGCCCTTGAGAAGCTCGGTGTCGAAGCATCCCTGCTTAAAATTGGAACCTATCCAATTCCAGAGACAATGGTCAGGGAAATCCTGTCAAAGACAGAAAAAGTGCTTGTAATCGAGGAACTCGAACCAATTGTGGAAGATATGTGCAAGGTGATTGCAAGGGACAATGATCTTCCTGCAAAGATCCTTGGCAAAGCAGATGGATTGGTGGCAAGGCTCGGCGAGCTTAACGTTCATGTTTGTGAGAAAGCAATTGCAGATGCCTTTGGAATAGATGCTGAACTGGAATGTCCGGTTCCAACCAACCTTGAGTTGCCTATAAGGCCTCCTGCAATGTGTCCGGGATGTTCCCACAGGGGTGTATTCCACGCCATGAAGAAAGTCTTCGGCAAGGATGCCATATTCCCCAGCGATATCGGTTGCTACACACTTGGTATCCAGCACGGGACTGTTGACACAACCCTTTGTATGGGTGCAAGTATCACAGTAGCTTCCGGAATCTATGATGCGGGAGAAACCCGTCCAATATGCTGTACCATCGGTGATTCTACTTTCTTCCATACAGGAATGAACGGTCTTTTGAATTCCGTTTATAATAAATCAAATATTACAGTCCTGATTCTGGATAACCGAACCACTGCCATGACAGGACATCAGGAAAATCCGGGTATGGGTAAAACCGCTACAGGTGATCCAACTGTAGAAATTGATTTCGAACTACTCTGTCATGGATTGGGCGCTGAATTCGTGGAAACGGTTGATGCCTATGATATGGCAGCTGTAGAGGACGTTTTGCAAAGGGCAAAAGACTATGAAGGTGTTTCCGTAGTCATTCCAAAACGCGAATGTGTGATTTCCGCCAGAAGAGGTGGAGCTCGCTTTACACGTTATACTATTATCGAGGATACCTGCATTGGTTGTCGCAAATGCCTTAGTTTCGGCTGCCCTGCAATTGAATTCGATCTGGATGCTAAGAAAGCGAAGATCAATGCCATGTGTACTGGATGTGGGCTGTGTGTCGACATATGTCCGGTCAATGCAATTGTGGAGGTCCAAAAATGAGCCAGACAAATTCTGCTTTTGACCTTGTAATTTCCGGAGTTGGTGGGCAGGGTGCAGTTCTTGTGTCCGATATCATTGGGAAATCTGCAGTGAAAGAAGGTATCAGTGTAAGGGCTGCAGAAACACACGGAATGGCACAGCGTGGTGGGTCTGTCATAAACCACGTTCGCATTGGATGTGAACTGGGCTCTCTTATCCCCTGTGGCAAAGCTCACGGGATGCTTTCCCTTGAACCTGCTGAAACATTGCGTTACATCGCGGATGTTGCAGAAGGTGGCATCGTCGTGATGAACACCTGTGCAATTTACCCGGTGACAGTAGCTTCAGGAGTATGTGGCTATTGCGATGTCCAGTCTATCGTGGCCGAACTTGAGAAAAAATACAATGTAATTGCTTTTGATGGTACATCTCTTGCAATACAGGCAGGCAGCATTAAAGCGTTAAATGTGGTTATGCTGGGTGCAATTTCCCGCTATCTTCCATTTTCAGAAGAGACAATTCTGGAAAGCATAAGAAGTATGGTTCCTCCCAAAACTATCGATGTTAACCTTAAAGCTTTCAGGCTGGGAAGGGAAGCTACAGAAGAATAAACTCTGAAGGTAATTTATGTACAACATACCTGCCTCTGACTTTGATCTTGATTATACGCTTGATTGTGGGCAGGTATTTCGCTGGAATCAGGAAGGCGACTGGTGGCATGGTGTCGTCAAAGGCGAAATTGTTCATGCTTTCCAGGACAGGGAAACTGAATCCCTGATTCTGGATTCTCGTCTTCCCGAAGATTATCTTTACCGATATTTCAGGCTTGACGACGATCTTCCTTCCATTTTTTCCGATATGGATAAAGATGCCTACATCCATGAAGCCATTTCCAAATACAGTGGCTTGCGTCTCATTTTACAGGAACCATGGGAATGCCTGATTTCTTACATGCTGGCTACGGCTTCCAATATTCCGCGCATCAAGAAAACCATCGGGACAATGTCACGTTTGCTTGGTGAAGATCTTGGGAATGGTTTTTTTTCTTTCCCGGAACCAGAAGCATTGGCAGGTTGCTGTAGCGATGATTTATGCGAATGCAGGATGGGTTTTCGTGCCAGAAGGCTTGTGCAGGCAGCACAGCGGGTAGCAGATGGGGAATTTGATCTGCATGCTCCTTTTGAGATGGATTACAGGGAAGCAAAACAATATCTCATGACCATAGAAGGAATCGGGGATAAAGTAGCCGATTGTATCCTCCTGTTTTCATACGACAAAATGGAAGCATTTCCTGTTGACACTCATGTCGAAAAAATAGTCAAACAATATTACTCAGACAGCTTTGGAGGACCTTACACAAAAACAAAAATGGCAGAATGGGGTATTTCTTATTTTGGAAAATACTGTGGTTATGCACAACAGTATCTTTTCTACCAGCGACGCCTTGAAGGTGCACTTGGTACCAGTCTCTAAAGCTTACAGGAACTCCCGTAGTTGGGAGCGATAACCCTCCTCCTCTATCTGGAGAATTTCTTTTCCTGAAAGAATTACGTATCCTTCTTGAATACTCTTTTTGATATGTTTTCCAAGGGCGCAGTTGTGAAGTTCAGATTCCAGTAAATCTTTTGCATTGGAGAATCTTCGAGGCAGTTCTGCAACATATTTTCCGTCTTCAATGTAGAATGAAAATGTATTGGAGTTATTGACGTGTTTTTCCTTGAATTTCTCAGAATGGTCTTGCACCCACACAGGGGGTCCAAAATGCTTTCGGACATTAGACAGGTTTATATTTTCAAGCTCTGCGATCAGTACTGATTTTTCATCGGCCCACACATTGGTTTTGATTACACGGAAGTCGTGTTGCTCTAAAAGCAGTTCCACGGATTTCTGCATTTTGAAGAGTTGCGGGTAGAGGATATCTTCCACGATGTCCGGCGTTTTGAAGCAAATAGAAACAAATCCTGTATTTCTTCTCTCGAATGAATTGATGATCTCATCATCAGACATGGGAATTGGTTCTGTTTTTTGGAAGAAATTTTCTACAGGACTCTTAAGATAATCCCTTGAAAGGGAGATAAATTGTGTAAACCTATCCGTTGTAAGTGCTGCTGCAACATTGCGATTAGGATCAGTTGGATCAATCACTACCATCGAGTCTTCAAAACCATGTTTTGGTTTCACCATTTCAATTGTCTCACCTGGTTTCCATGAAGCTGCAGCCTGCAGCACATCCTCAAATGATCCATAATGGATAACCAGCAGTTCGGTCAGATATCCTGAAAACCCGCCGGTTTTGAGTTCGGAGCCATACACTCCGCCGGCCTTCATGAACTGTTTCAGGAGAAGCACGTCGTTTTCAAGTCCGCCTATATGTTCCTTTATAAAGAGATTATGAAATGGTGTCCTGTCGACAGCTGAGATGATATTCTCTGCGCTTTCTACCCTGTAGCATGGAACAATGTCCACATCAAACCCGGAATATTTGAGTTTGGTATAAGGGTGTTCAGCGTAACCTTCTTCCCAGCTTTCAGCTTCCTTTGCCATTTGTCGACCTATCAAAAGCCCATATTCTTCAAGTTTTTTTCGTGGAAGTGAAGGTTCAAAAGAAATGAAAATATCCAGATCATGGGTGCCGGAAATCCAGGTTCCTCTTGCTGCAGAACCAACCAGTTGAAGCTCTGCCCCGGAAATGTCATTTTCAATCGCAAGTTCCTTTGCTCTTTTCATCAAATAAGAGGCTGTGTTTTCAAGCCTGATTTTTTCTTCATCAGAAGGTTTAATTCTTTCAAGAACTCGCTTTTCAATCGCATCCATGCATATCATTGTCTTAATCGCTGAGTTACTTATAGGTTAATTTGTAATGTAAATGTTCCTGTCTTTCCCAGAACTGTTTTTGAGATTTGGTTCAAGAACTGCAGTAATATAGCAGTTTTTATCAACACAACGATAGTAATTTATACTAATCTCCACACAACTATTTTGGGTTTATGGAGTGTGTTAACGGAATAACATGATAGCAATGGCTTTCTGTTATCCGCACGATATGATATTCCTACAGGAGGAAATTATGTTAAGCGAGAAAATGACTGAAGCATTAAATGGCCAGATAAATAAGGAGATATATTCGGCATATCTCTACATGGCAATGTCAGCTCACAGCACATATACAGGCCTTGATGGGTTTGCAAACTGGTTTATGGTACAATATCAGGAAGAAATGACCCATGCAATGAGAATTTATAACTATCTGAAAGATCAGGGTGCAAGGATTGAACTTCAGGCTATCGAGCAGCCTCCGGTAGAATTTGGCACTCCGCTTGACATGTTTGAGAAAACACTGGCACATGAGCAGTTTGTCACAAAATCGATCAACGATCTTGTAACTCTTGCAAATGAAGAGAAGGACTATGCTACAAGTATTTTCCTCCAGTGGTTCATTACTGAACAAATAGAAGAGGAAAGTAACGATAATGAGATAATAGGCAAGTTAAAACTGGCAGGTGAAGATGGTAACGGTCTTTTCATGATCGATAAGGAACTGGGTACAAGAGTATTCGTTCCGCCGGCAACAGAAGGACAATAAATTAAGGAGTTTTGGATATGGAAATTGGAGAATTATTGAAAGGGAAGCTTTCCGAAGGTAAAGAGAAACACGTACCGGTAATAGATATCGGGAAATCCCATGGATCTGAAGTTGAAGACCTTGTTACTGTTACTGTAGGCAAGGAAGTTGCTCACCCTAACACTGTTGAACACCACATCGCATGGCTTGAACTATATGGTGTAAAGGATGATGGTCAGGTTGTAGATATTGGTCGTGCTGAATTTGGTCCTTCCTACACTGCTCCACTTGCGCGTTTCAAGGTTGATGTTGCTGGCTTCAAGGGATTCTTTGCTCTTTCCTACTGTAATATCCACGGCCTCTGGCAGAATGTGGTTGAGCTTTAACTGACAGGTGGATACATGGATTCAATTGCAGATGAGGTAAAACAGGTCAAAGGTTTCATGCCACGTGCCATAAGGTACGCAAAGAGCATGGACGATGACTTCGGGGAAGCAGTCGCTGGCTTTTACAAATCTGTATGGGCTGAAAGGGAAGGTGGTCTGTCACTTAAGGAAAAACACCTCCTTGTTTTCACAGTTGCCTGTGCCAACAACAACTCTGAAAGTGCTGTCAAGATTCTGGAGCGTCTCAGGAAATTTGACGCAAGCCGGACTGAAATCCTTGATGCAATGATGATTGCAGCATGGACTGGTGGAATCCAGAATTTCACAGATTTTAGCAGCGTTGTGCTTAAGCAAATGGAAAAGATTGGAATCGAATAAATCAAAAATTCTGCCCTGCTATTTTCAAGGGCAGATTAACTTTTAGGTTGACATGAAACTCGATGAGGTTCTTCTGGCAGAAAATGTGGGCGGATACGATCTGTTCCTGAGAGCAATAATCGGCCCGGCTTTGCTCATAGCTCTTGCTATGGATTTAATAGAAACATCGCCGTGGAACTGGATTGCAGCGATTATAGCATTTGGAAGCATTTTTTCAGGAATAACCCGTCACTGCACACCGTACTACTTTTTGGGAATAAATACTGCGAAGAAATAAGTGTTTCACGCTTATCTCTTCAATGCTTATATTTCAAAAGTTCTCCTCTTTTCCCACCAGAGTTTTACCCTTGTACTATGGCCATTTTCCACAATGCGGTTATCCTGCATTTCAAGTGTTTCTTCCAGATAGTCCCTGATTATTTTCTCCTGCTGGTCCGTTTCAATGGTATATCGGGACATGAAAAAATCAAAAGCCTCATCCATGGAGGAAAAGGAATTATTATAACCGAGGGGAAAAACATGCATGTCCGGATAGATTCCCATGCTGTAGAGTACATTGTAAAGGACATCACATCTTGGAGAGGGTGTGTAATTTTCCCCATAAAGGAGAGGCCACAATTTGTAAGAATGGTCATCCCAGGGGGTTTCACCTGCAAACCAATAGAGATATACATACTTTGAAGAAGCATCCTGCATTTTCCCGATTGCTTCTTTTATGTCGGGCATGCCTAATGAAAAGGAAGCAATAACAATATCATAGGGTACTTTCAGATCCTTTCCAACATCCAGATCTTCCCAGCGCTTGTTAACACAATCGATGTTTTCCACGCCGTAGCGCTCTATATTTTCCTGCAGGATTTCCAGCATTCCCCTGCTTGGTTCAACAGCCGTTACATGTGAGACTCTTTCTGAAAGTGGAATTGCAAGACTGCCGGGTCCCGCACCTATATCCAGTACCCTGCAATCCGGAGTAAGGGGAAGTTCATCCAGTGTTTTTTCCACTCTTTCCCGATTTTCGCAGGATCTTTTCCAGAAACGCTCCGCATTTTCCCTGCTGTCCCACAAATTTGCACAGTCACCACGGTTTTTATTGTCATCTTTGCGGTTTGCCTGAATCATCTCTTTCCAGACTTCATTCCAATCGATTGAACTCGTTTTCATAATAACACATCCTGTCAGTCAGTCCTGCGTTTCAGGATAAAGAATGTTATTAACAGACCGGATGTAGCTGTAAGGCTCAAAAAACCGGGGATGCTTGCAAGGTTTTGTTTTTCTGCTGCAGTTTCTTCAGTAACCAGGGTTTGTACGTTATCCTCTTCGGATGATGTTGCAGAGGGCAAAGGGGCAGAAGATTCTTCCGTAAGGGTCGTATCTCCCTGTGAAGCCGTTTCATTAGCGACATTTACATCGTTTTCAGATGAAACAACGACATCAGCCTCTTCTGTTTCAAAAACTATATTCATTGCAGGATAGAACAAATATCCGCCGTTGGATCCCTTTCCGGCCTTGGATGTTTTAAAGTACCAGTCATCTGTAAAATATGTTTTATCATTTATTTCCAGAGTGATTCTTTTACTATTGGACATATTGATCCAGCTTTCCGACACTTCCCTGCATTCAAAAAGTCCAAATTCATCTCCTTTCTCAATGATTTTGATATTATCCTTATCTATCAACCAGGTATATTTGAAAATGGCAAATGAGTCGGAAGTGCTTCTGAAAGTATTATCAAGATATGTGACAAAATAAACCACGTCTTCGGATCCAGCAAAATCATCTTTTGCAATGAAAGCACGGTCATCGTCATTGCCTTCCATATCAAGTACAACTGATTCCAGTTCTTCCTCATCTTTGTAAAGGATAACAAAAACCTTGCCTGCATCTACATCCAGTTGATCTAATTTCAGGCTGTATCCCTGACCAAGATTCCATGATTCGCCTTCTTTAAGATCTTTTTCCGCATCGCCTCCCTGTTCGGTTATGAGGGTTGCCATTTTACCTGCGTCGTCGTCAACAACAATGTATTTCTTCCCGAACCACGGAATTACGGAATAGGTATTAACAGCAGTAGCATCGGTTTTGGCACTAAGTTTAAATTTTTTGCTATAGGAGTGAGTGCTGTAAATGAGTTCTTTTTCATCAATGATGTTGTTGTCCGGTGCCGCTCCAATGGCAGGATTTTCCGTATCAATATTCAGGTAGTATAATATTTCTGTATTTGATCCCGCATCATTTAATGAAAAATAAAGAACACTCCAATTGAGACCATCCCACACGATGGCAGACGCATTGTTACCACTGTCAAGAATATTCCCGCGCACTTCTACCGAATCAGCGGAACAAATACCGCTGACAAGTGCAAGTGACATGAATACAATCAATACTATGCTTAGTTTTCTGAATATGGTTTTTTGAATAGGCCATACCTCCTTTTCAGATATTCCATCAATTAGTGTTACTAAAAATAAATATATTCAATATTAATGTTACTAATTAATTAAAACGTAATACTAAACACATATTATTTATAGTTTCAGTAGTAACTTTGTTAACCTTGTTAATTTATACAAAATCCTCCTCGCAACTGGCAGGAGTTAGCTAAAAAAGTTTGAAAAACAATGCAGTTGCCTTTTACAATACAAGGTATCGTAATCAAATATGGTTCGATCCCTGTACAGTTGGGCTCCATTCGTGCTCTTAAATTTTGCAGCCCCAGCTAATACAGGGGTAAAAGAAGTTTCCGAAAAAACAAAATCTTCTGTATTTTGAATTGATGTTCAGAAATACTATTCTGATCTGCGATTAAGTGTTATCTTTTGAAAAATTCAATGCACAAAACTAAGGAAGATCAATCTTCAAATATTTCCTCATCTGTCAGATAGCATGCCGGATCGTTGGCCCAGACGTTGCCATAAACTGCTTCTGCTCTTACCCTGAAGTTTCCGTTACAGGTATCGAGCCATTTGCATTTTCCACATCTATCAGCATGCTCTTTTAGAAGAGGTTTCCGATCTTTTAGTCCTGCAAGCAATTCATCGCTTAAGTCAGTCCAGATTTCACTGAATTTGCGCTCTCTCACATTACCGATTGTGTAATGTCTCCAGAACTGATCCGGATGAACCTTGCCATCCCATGAAACACATCCTATTCCGATTCCAGTGGAATTACCGCCATTCATCTTCAAAAGCTCAAACACATCCGCCGCTCTTTCCGGGTTTTCTTCCAGCAACTTCATGTAAAT
This genomic stretch from Methanohalophilus levihalophilus harbors:
- a CDS encoding indolepyruvate oxidoreductase subunit beta, giving the protein MSQTNSAFDLVISGVGGQGAVLVSDIIGKSAVKEGISVRAAETHGMAQRGGSVINHVRIGCELGSLIPCGKAHGMLSLEPAETLRYIADVAEGGIVVMNTCAIYPVTVASGVCGYCDVQSIVAELEKKYNVIAFDGTSLAIQAGSIKALNVVMLGAISRYLPFSEETILESIRSMVPPKTIDVNLKAFRLGREATEE
- the iorA gene encoding indolepyruvate ferredoxin oxidoreductase subunit alpha, producing the protein MSKSEYMLGNVAIARGIVEGAVDVVSGYPGTPSSEIIGTLSSMKERDFYVEWSVNEKVALEIGAGASMSGARSVVTMKHVGLNVAADPLMTLAYMGVKGGMVIIVADDPSCHSSQNEQDTRRYSVFSMMPCLDPATPQQAKDMIPYAFELSEKFEIPVIFRSTTRISHGKSDIELGEIQEKNREIYFEKNPDRWVMVPKNARVRHPHLLAIQSEIQKELEDSQWNELCLKEGAKIGVIASGVSSAYAEEALEKLGVEASLLKIGTYPIPETMVREILSKTEKVLVIEELEPIVEDMCKVIARDNDLPAKILGKADGLVARLGELNVHVCEKAIADAFGIDAELECPVPTNLELPIRPPAMCPGCSHRGVFHAMKKVFGKDAIFPSDIGCYTLGIQHGTVDTTLCMGASITVASGIYDAGETRPICCTIGDSTFFHTGMNGLLNSVYNKSNITVLILDNRTTAMTGHQENPGMGKTATGDPTVEIDFELLCHGLGAEFVETVDAYDMAAVEDVLQRAKDYEGVSVVIPKRECVISARRGGARFTRYTIIEDTCIGCRKCLSFGCPAIEFDLDAKKAKINAMCTGCGLCVDICPVNAIVEVQK
- a CDS encoding 4Fe-4S binding protein: MLKITPYLWIIVLIAAIGGLWYPILGYMMLVVMVTLLTTSVFRGRWFCGNLCPRGSLYDFVLGKFSRKQNIPKILSSLWIRVPAIVFMMSLMVNRLSIALTTQNTFEKVGTIFASMCLTTTIVATLMGGYFSSRTWCTVCPMGTMQRIIGGKKHQLKMVHDACVNCKKCEKICPMQLSVREIGNNPDCIKCNRCVEACPKDALYF
- a CDS encoding DNA-3-methyladenine glycosylase family protein; amino-acid sequence: MYNIPASDFDLDYTLDCGQVFRWNQEGDWWHGVVKGEIVHAFQDRETESLILDSRLPEDYLYRYFRLDDDLPSIFSDMDKDAYIHEAISKYSGLRLILQEPWECLISYMLATASNIPRIKKTIGTMSRLLGEDLGNGFFSFPEPEALAGCCSDDLCECRMGFRARRLVQAAQRVADGEFDLHAPFEMDYREAKQYLMTIEGIGDKVADCILLFSYDKMEAFPVDTHVEKIVKQYYSDSFGGPYTKTKMAEWGISYFGKYCGYAQQYLFYQRRLEGALGTSL
- a CDS encoding WD40 repeat domain-containing protein, with protein sequence MVLSGVLLGEASDKLEPIQISYNYGGSLKTIDYSSDGRHIAAGYGAEFTEGHVMLWDTIEGKPLSFTPELLEQDRLMELLGTEPYGVKEVVFSPDGKYLLSCSSRFNSLEDELLGTHLTLYDVESRNVVRTHDLPESYAWEVAFSPDGETYAALYEMDQESETSTIYLWDVETGKVANTISSNNFGAISLAFSPDGEQLVVSFLNHKNPDRIVFFDLESGNSEKIIEEQSVADLEFSADGSVLAARSRHYDEAIVWDSTSGEELHRIINFGHPEDIALSGDGKYLVGVGMRLMAWNISSQKKLLDIWDRDQLEGYNSIDFSDDNNYVAVGVDLEEDSKYGIGGEAWREAFGTSAFYSEVPFLKGSIFIYDFQDIKENEHHTSLKDLPEMIPQNILFILLGLSFVIILLVGKRFKH
- a CDS encoding WD40 repeat domain-containing protein, whose protein sequence is MVILTCLASSGVLLGQASDAPQPVLVSYNYERTVNAIDHSPDDRYIAVGLAGGYVRVWDIVEGEDIFDPVGLYEKDRMMQLLSKEPYDITDIEFSPNGKYLLVSSSEYDYLNNEFIGSRLVVYDVDNWEVVRAHDMDSTKVWDVAFSPDSNTYASPFKMDNGNGNDHSTIALWDTKTGEVSQNFISNNYEPYSIAFTPDGNFLVVSFINNIDSDRIVFFDLNNGEIEKTIKHQSVSDLQFSDDGSFFVGGSDRYDEAIAWNTSSGEELYRFKGFSSPPDGISLSTKGDFLVGVDNRKVMVWNVTSKQLLMDSFIDSDIRNSKCVDFSSDDSYIAVGARVADDSDYKINNSLYSRAIQSGADSRQLKSRFSHGDGMVFVYDFQEISQRGHFNKFLGIVRESQLKSIYEFFDFGKYAIFALALVIIVARKLKKK
- a CDS encoding winged helix-turn-helix transcriptional regulator — encoded protein: MVDFACKEFRIDEVIKCALALTRADMKIMDHFIRKPEEWHTTDSIAKETSLDLSTVQRSVKKLHEKGVLTKSQNNLDKGGYTYIYMLKDKNEIKKIIMEIVYKWAKKVENELENW